A genomic segment from Lates calcarifer isolate ASB-BC8 linkage group LG13, TLL_Latcal_v3, whole genome shotgun sequence encodes:
- the piwil1 gene encoding piwi-like protein 1 — translation MTGRARARSRGRARGQETAPPGASQAREPAPAAPPPAEGELVGRGRQKGAPGPYSAEALLQISAGFQQVKLGERGGRRRDFHDAGVNTRQAMEHVKESKSGTSGSPIQLTANFFRILSRPQWVLYQYHVDFKPPMESRRLRSALLFQHEEALGSARSFDGALLFLPHRLHGKETVLHSKTRNGEKVQITVTLTNELPPTSPVCIQFYNIIFRRILRILNMQQIGRNYYNPSDPLNIPQHRLTIWPGYTTTILQYESSIMLCTDVSHKVLRSETVLDFMANLRQRSGNQRFPEICTKELVGLIVLTKYNNKTYRIDDIAWDHTPNNTFKRGDADISFKNYYKTQYGLDITDGNQVLLVSHVKRMGPAGAAPPGPAMLIPELCYLTGLTDKMRADFNIMKDLSNHTRLTPEQREGRLNRFVTNIQKNADAQSELDKWGLNFDKQLLNLTGRVLPGERIFQGSRSYEYNPWAADWSKEMRGVPLISSPPLNNWLVFYTRRNGNEAQSLLQTLSKVSGPLGIRIQRAVMIEYEDHQESLLRALQHNVGPQTQMVVVVLPSNRKDKYDSIKKYLCVDCPTPSQCMVSRTLSRPQTLMTVATKIALQMACKMGGELWSVEIPLKQLMIVGIDCYHDATAGKRSIGALVASLNQGMSRWFSKCVLQHKGQEIMDGLKMALSAALKDYLKFNNCLPSRIIVYRDGVGDGQLHSVVNYEVSQIIDSIKSMGHDYMPKLSVVVVKKRISSRFFAHINGKVSNPPPGTIVDSEVTRPEWYDFYIVSQSVRSGSVSPTHYNVVYDTSGLKPDHMQRLTYKLCHMYYNWQGIIRVPAPCQYAHKLAFLVGQSIHREPNVQLDDFLFYL, via the exons ATGACTGGTCGAGCACGAGCAAGATCAAGAGGCAGAGCACGCGGTCAAGAGACTGCGCCACCTGGAGCG AGTCAGGCTCGAGAGCCTgcaccagcagctcctcctcctgcagagggAGAGCTGGTTGGTAGAGGGAGGCAGAAAGGTGCTCCAGGTCCATATTCTGCAGAAG CTCTTCTACAGATTTCAGCTGGATTTCAGCAAGTAAAGCTGGGAGAAAGAGGTGGACGCCGTCGGGATTTTCATGATGCAGGGGTTAACACCAGGCAGGCCATGGAGCATGTAAAGGAGTCAAAGTCCG GAACAAGTGGGTCTCCCATTCAGTTGACAGCCAACTTCTTTCGCATCCTGTCCCGCCCTCAGTGGGTTTTGTATCAGTATCATGTAGACTTCAAACCACCGATGGAATCTCGTCGTCTGAGATCTGCCCTCCTCTTCCAACATGAGGAAGCACTTGGCTCAGCACGGAGCTTTGATGGAGCTCTGCTTTTTCTGCCTCACAGATTGCACGGCAAG GAGACTGTACTCCACAGCAAAACAAGGAATGGGGAGAAGGTTCAGATAACTGTCACACTGACAAATGAACTGCCACCCACATCACCAGTGTGTATTCAGTTTTACAACATCATATTCAGAAG GATCTTGAGAATTCTCAACATGCAGCAGATTGGACGCAACTATTACAACCCCAGTGACCCACTCAACATCCCACAGCACAG GCTGACCATCTGGCCAGgttacaccaccaccatcttGCAGTATGAGTCATCGATCATGCTGTGTACCGACGTGAGCCACAAAGTGCTGCGTAGTGAGACAGTCCTTGACTTCATGGCTAACCTTAGGCAGCGATCTGGAAATCAGCGCTTCCCTGAGATTTGCACCAAGGAGCTTGTTGGACTCATAGTTCTCACCAA GTACAACAATAAAACCTACAGGATTGATGACATTGCGTGGGATCACACTCCCAACAACACATTCAAGAGGGGAGATGCAGATATTTCCTTCAAGAACTACTACAAGACT CAATATGGCCTGGACATCACTGATGGGAACCAGGTGCTGCTGGTCAGCCATGTGAAGAGGATGGGTCCCGCTGGAGCTGCTCCTCCTGGCCCGGCCATGTTGATCCCAGAGCTGTGCTACCTTACAG GGCTGACTGATAAGATGCGAGCTGACTTCAACATCATGAAAGACTTGAGCAACCATACTAGACTGAccccagagcagagagaaggacGCCTCAACAGATTTGTCACTAATATACAGAA GAATGCTGATGCACAGTCAGAGTTGGATAAGTGGGGACTCAACTTTGATAAGCAACTCCTAAATCTGACTGGCAGAGTCCTCCCAGGGGAGAGGATTTTCCAGGGATCAAGATCG TATGAGTACAACCCTTGGGCAGCTGACTGGTCCAAAGAGATGCGTGGAGTGCCTCTGATCAGCTCTCCTCCACTGAACAATTGGCTCGTGTTTTACACCCGCCGTAATGGCAACGAAGCCCAGTCCCTCCTGCAGACCCTTAGCAAAGTGTCAGGTCCACTTGGGATCCGCATCCAGAGAGCTGTCAT GATTGAGTATGAGGATCATCAGGAGTCTCTCCTCAGAGCCCTGCAGCACAATGTTGGACCCCAAACACAAATG GTGGTGGTGGTCCTCCCCAGCAACAGGAAGGACAAGTACGACAGCATCAAGAAGTACCTCTGTGTGGACTGCCCCACTCCCAGTCAGTGTATGGTGTCCCGTACCCTCAGCCGGCCTCAGACACTCATGACTGTGGCCACCAAGATTGCACTGCAGATGGCTTGCAAGATGGGAGGAGAGCTCTGGAGTGTGGAAATCCCT CTCAAACAACTGATGATTGTGGGCATTGACTGCTACCATGACGCTACTGCTGGGAAAAGGTCCATTGGGGCTCTAGTGGCCAGCCTCAACCAGGGCATGAGCAG GTGGTTCTCAAagtgtgtgctgcagcacaAAGGTCAGGAAATCATGGATGGACTGAAGATGGCCTTAAGTG ctgcACTGAAAGACTATCTGAAGTTCAACAACTGCCTGCCTTCACGCATCATTGTGTATCGAGATGGAGTAGGCGACGGCCAGCTGCACAGCGTGGTTAACTATGAGGTTTCACAGATCATAGACTCCATCAAGTCCATGGGGCATGATTATAT GCCCAAGCTGAGTGTGGTGGTGGTAAAGAAGCGCATCAGCAGCAGGTTCTTTGCCCACATCAATGGCAAGGTGTCCAACCCTCCCCCAGGCACCATCGTTGACTCAGAGGTCACTCGTCCAGAGTG GTATGACTTCTACATTGTGAGCCAGTCTGTCCGCTCAGGAAGTGTCTCCCCAACCCACTACAATGTTGTGTACGACACCAGCGGACTGAAGCCTGATCATATGCAGCGGCTCACCTACAAGCTGTGCCACATGTACTACAACTGGCAG GGGATCATCAGAGTGCCTGCTCCCTGCCAGTACGCCCACAAGTTGGCTTTCCTTGTGGGTCAGAGCATCCACAGGGAGCCCAATGTGCAACTAGACGACTTCCTGTTCTACCTATAA